The following DNA comes from Centropristis striata isolate RG_2023a ecotype Rhode Island chromosome 3, C.striata_1.0, whole genome shotgun sequence.
TAATACTGGCTGACAGAGTTTTACTAGCTGAAGCTGTTTTCAAATAAAGAACCGAACTCAACAGCACTGTATTGCAAATTTTAGTCCCCGAGCAGCAACtaagactttttgtttttgttagttaAATGGTACACAATCTGGGCACACAAAGTAAGGCACAAGTGGTTGTATTCAGTCTCTTGATTAATTATAGGTGTGTGTGGGGCACAACATGCATAAAACCAGTGTCATCTTCCATtcactttaaaataattaaattgcaaattacaaaatggctctatgtgtttgtgtttggtaaTTGATATGTTGTTAACCTAACAATTAGGGGCAGGTTAttttagagccattttgtataagctgataaataattcagatttgtatttcatagTTCATGGTTCTTTATTAAGGTTGTAAGAATGCCTATTAGTTCAtaggaattgcactcttcttattggctgagatgtgtgtaacgtcataattgcttactttgttttaattaggattatggagatgaggagagcacactagtttttgaccgtgctcataattattattattttggattgctgcagtttattgtttgtaatgctcaaacgaaaggttttcaataaaccataagaaagaaactgtgggattttttcggcttaagacacgcgtcaactacatcctcatgctccataattgaagtgtgcgtttcaagtaaaactagacggagccacacGAACAACTCCGTTTGAGCAAATACACAGATATTTGACTGAGGAGGGAGAGAGTGTGTAACATGCAGAGTGTTTAACATGCAGAGTATACactgcaccattgactttagaccaggttTTTGTTGGTCAATGGCACAACCCATTTCTGCTGCCTCAATCTCGCAATATGCCAACAATGTGCCTGACAACACCTCAAGTAAGACAAACACGCCCATGGGCACAACGATGGGTGCAAGTACATTTGCGATTTACACAATGTTGGCATGAAAATGACTACTGCATTGGTATGAAACAAGCAATTGACAGTTGTGCTGTGCCAAGTGTAAGATAGGGCCCATTATCATAATTAGCTACCCACAGCTTATAAAATCCATCTGCAACACCGGAAATTTCAGCCTTCAAAATTAACCGTTGCTGGCTAGAGATTTGAAGCCTGTTTTTGCCTGCTTATCTGAATTCAAGAGAATATTAAGTTCCAAATCTGCCTTAGTTACTGTTGTTAACGACAATGATTCATACTCCAGTGGAAGGCTTGAAAGCCATAACAACAGCAACTAATAGGGGCAGGGCTTTGAGCACCTTTTGTATTAACTGATTCAATGTTAATCACATGAATCTTCTGCAGAAAAACTGCAGGAAATGTGTGCAACCACAGTGACTACATTTACTGACTTACTGCAACACTGAAGCTGTTCCTTGTTGGTTTCAGttataatgcaaaaatatattggCATTTCTTCTAAAATCATCAATGTTTTCAAATAAAGATGAtcaaaagacatattttcttttcCGTCGTTATACTTGGTAAATTGACTGAACAGTGTGTGAACATCAAGTTGTCTAAGAAGAGATGTAAAACATGCAGAGGTGAATCTGTCGCTGTTTTCTGTGCTGGGATTGACACTGAATTGCTGACACTGCTTCTTAGTTTGGTGTAAATGATTTTGTAATACATGACTTGAAGAATCAGCATTAGCTTCAGTAATCACGGTACTCTGAACCCCGGCGAACAGTGTAGAAAGAGCTGCCAAGTGATTCAACAAATTTATTTCCTAGCTGAAAGATTTTTTGTTTCTAATAAAAGTACTGTTCCCAGGAAGTGTCATGACTTCCTTTTTCAGGATGGCTCAGCAAGATGAAGGTGAGCAGTGAGACACAATAGCCTGCCAAGTCTCCTGTCATCAGTACAGCACAAGCACTGTGTCccaaatacataataaaaaactTATGCTATAAAGATAACTATTACTAATCTTCACAGTGCACTGTTTTGACAGTTAGTGTCCACAAAATGAATGTACTTTATCACTTTCTTCTCACAGGAAATGAAACAAGATGTGGCTCACTGCTGACTGCAGAATGTTTCTAATAAACACtaatactttattttatgtttttgtctgaAATGTATGTGAGCTGGAACAATAATGCCACATTTCCACTCCATGATACGATACGGCtgtcactcattttttttttctttagcaaATGTTGTGGATCGTATCTGGTCCCTGGTACTTTTTGTAGCACCTCTGTTAAGGTTCTAATCGATCAAAATGAGAAGGTGAGTTTTAAACACTGCAGATCGCTGATTGGTTAGAGAATCATCATTAATGTGACACGAGACATCCTGCACAAATCAGCAAGTTTTAAATAGCAAAGCTAATGTCAAAACTATATCATAACAAAGGCAAACTCTCACACAAATTGTGCAGTACGATCTGTCTACTGAGGATAAATCGGGATAAATGAGACATAGATTATACCAAACAAGTTGAGTGAGATTTTGTGAACAGATGTTTTTAAACACTTTCTCTGTTGTTAAATGTGGCTCctatttacttcaattcatcgagaactttgtttttttattcttctttcacCTTTAAGGCATGCACAGAAAGAAATAGTTTCTACAAGAATTCAATGAAATATAGGGTGAGTAACTGATATACATGTAGTCATTGCGGGGTAATTTTTAGTCCGCTAATAGTTATGGATTTTAAAGGCCAACTCTTACTTCAAAATAGCGGTTTCTTCTCGACAATGGCCTGGCTGCCACAAAACAGCCAACTTCATCTGAATTCCCATGATacctacaaagagatgcaaagagagaaaagagctaAATATTTCTATCATCATCACTACTGGTAAATGTATGAAAGTAGGATGCTGATTCAACAAACAACAGAAGATCTCTTATATAAAATGAAGGGCAAAACCACATAACAAATCTGTGTACAGTTCCTCATCACTGTTACCTGAGTATGTCTCCGTCTCTCAGCATCCTTTTGAGCCGCTCCCGATATCGCACTGCCCGCACTTCACGAATTTCTCGAATTCGCCTCCTCCAGTTCAGAAAGCGATAATGAAGGTTTATGTCGTCCATGTCTGAAAATCATTACAATCTGGAATACAGGGAAACAAATCAAAAAGATATGAATGTTGTCATAAAAACAGGCCAACAAACATTATATTACTAATTATTTCTTGTACTGAAGGACCTGGGTTTGACCCTCAGGCCAAACCCTTCCCGTgaggagtttgtgtttttccatttaCGTTTAATCCCACATTCCTGAGACAAGCAAAGGCCTGGACAGTGACTGCACATTGCCAACAGGCACCAACGTGAGTCCCCTATTTGTGTTAGCCTTGTGATGGTCAGGCGTGTCCCTTGGTGTGTCTCCCACACCCGTATGAACTCCAGCTGACTCAAGTAAGTCAAGTTAATGCCTGTGTATTAGAAACTCCCTGACTAATTTGTTTCTggtctttattttctttctggTCTTTATTGTTTCTGGTattaatcattttcattatttagcaatctgcagcttttatttttttaattcaccaaACAGTTGTTTCAGCTACAAAATGGCATAACATaatgaaaaatgccaaaaacaaattaaaaacaaaacaaaaagttttcaGGTTTTGTTGATCTATATTCATAACCTTAAGtcttttaaaacaaaagtattttagtgtgaatttattttagatatttttgctGGCTCATTGCATTACAGTACCGAGCCACCGCGTAgtattacacaaaatgacgtcAGGGCAAAATAGTTTCGTTGCctgaaatgttttctgttcCTGGAAATTATGGGCTACTTATTTCCACAGTGATGATGAAACTTAAAAGTTACCAGCCACAATACGActgaataaaaatgagagtcTAACAGATCATGTGTTTCGATAAAGTAAACAAATACGCGAGTGATCGCCTCGTATTATTAGTGTTTTTGCCTGTTACCTTCTGCGATTTGCCCTTTTACGGGCCTGCCCTAAACGCAGCATCGTTTCCCAAACTACAGGCAGGACTCGGTTGGCCGGCTAGCTGCTTTCAGCGTTACAACATTATGGCTAATAATGTCCTAAACACCACTTTATCTCAGGTTATACACACACCATTCAAAGCCAGTCTGTCTCACGTTAGTTCCTTACTGTTTTAAAACTTGTAACGCGTCGTCCTTCGGTTTTTCTTCCAATTTTAAGGAGGTGAAGTCTGTCACTTTATGTCCAACCTGTGCCGTCGGAAGTCCCGCCCTCTCGACCAATCACAGCGGAGGATAAACAGTGTGTAGTCCTTAACCTGTGCACTGCCACTATGTTTATGTAGTCTTTTCAATGGTTTCTCTCTTTACGCTTTTACAGTTGGTGTTTTACATGAGATTTACATGAGGAGTACTCATACTAATACTATATCGACCTTGCAAGAAAAGGGGCATTGTTACCTCAATGTTTTGTCCAAGATAGACAGTTTTTATGAAAACTATACAACTATACAAAAAATAACTGTCTATAAAGTGTTTAGACTCATATTTCAGGAAGTATTGTTTTGTCTGTGGTGAAAACCTGTAATAATGCATAaaggacaaacaaacacacagggaTTTGTTGGGTACTTTACCAAAAATCCTTCTGgttctttcattttcattttgcttcaaGCCAAAGGGTAATCCTATGTTGGGATATTAAGTAATtcagcaggcacacacacacacacacacacacacacacacagacacaccggAGACTGCTTTCATaggaaaaaatgcaaaaaaaacaaaaatttaaaataaaaaataaaaaaagatctaaACTTTCACCAACTTCCTCCCTGTAAATAACCTgctattgtatatattttaccaGAATCTATTTTTAAGCTGCTATTACTGTTGTTTGCCCTTTCCCTCTAtagattgtgttttttatatatatatgtgtgtgtgtgtgtgtgtgtgtgtgtgtgtttattctaAATGCATGAAGAGGAGCCATCCACAATTTcattgtacttgagtataatgacaataaagatctTTCTGATTTTGAATCTAAAAACTGTAAGAACCTgttacataaaatacataaaaagtattaaaacaatatataaaaataaagcattacaCTAATGAAAAACGGCTTTGAATTCCTGATCACTCACAGAGGCCTAGTACATTCAAACTTAAGGgataaaaagaataattcagTTGTTTTCCTGAGCGAATATGATTTCAGATCAAGTAGTCTAAACTCTCGTTGAGTGATGAAGTCTAGTGCTGGTATTTCTGTAGTCCTGCTTCAGTAGGATATGTTTATCCTGTTTCTATCAGTCTGTATCGGTCTATGTTTATCTGAGATGAAGGGGTCACAAGCTGTGTATTAATACATTAAGTCAGAAGACATGTTTTGATATCGTGTCTTCTAATTTAATCGGTTTGTGACTCACAGACAGTGGAATTTGCAGGGTGGGACTTTTTTGCTTGTGGCTATTAATGTCTTAGTCATCCAGCCTTGAGTGGCACTCCTTCAGCCGCTCAGTGTGTCGGCCATTTCCCTTGAATTATAAGCCCCGCAGTTACAGACTGTCAACATGTTCTGAGAACAAAGTGTTTGTTTAGTGGTTGCTATTTAAAGAAAAGTCAAAACAATGtcaaaaacaaggacaaaacgGTTGGAAATAACTAAATACTTTTACTTCTCTGATTGTTTTCATAGCATTTGTGTTATCTTCGATATTATATGAAACCAGTAAGTTTATTAACccttttataaattaaattttttaagtTTACTGTGCATTTCAAATGATGCTTAGAGTATTGCATTTCCGGCTCATATTAAACACTATAAACTGCACAGAACTGTTGCAAGACAAATTAATTATGGAGCCCTTTACtgtataacaataaaataatatatacacaatattCATGccaatgtttctgttttataaTGAAACTCAAATGGTGAATTCCTTCTCAGCtgagctgtgattggtcagtTACATGAAAGTGTCACTTCTGTAAATAAATGACCCTCTCAGTGGGGAAAAGGCAGAGCAATGGAGTAGCACACACAGCAATCACTTGTGATTTATGTCGGTGTAGAAACACATTACTATCCTGCAAGATGACAGACAACAAATGGTATgagcatgcgtgtgtgtgtgtgtgtgtgtgtgtgtgtcagagacaAGGGGAAACGGGGTGTGCTCAGCTGTGTGGAAATGAGAGGGAAAACTAACATTCTCCATCACGTACCCTCCCATACCTTTCTCTACTGATTTCAGCTGTTTATAAGCTGCTGCCAGTGGAGTCTGACAGCCTCATTATCATTTTGTCTTGGCTTGAGGGGATTACTATCCACCTTTCCACACCCGGTGAAACTAAACTAAGATAGAGGGACCAGAAGTCCTCATCAACAGGACTGCTACCATTTATTAGTGGACAACATGCTTCTGTATTTAAACGTCCTggtgctgctcctcctgcagccgGCTCTGTCCAGCCCAGTGCCGCTGACCACGCCGTCCAGAGGATGTGCCACCTGTAAATCAAAGTCCACACAGAGTCAGCCGACCGTGAATGTAAATGGCACCGCTCTGACCCTTGGAGAACCATGTGGGGTGTACACTGTGAGCTGCGCCGACGGTCTACGGTGTGCACCTTCAGAGGATGATCCGAGGCCCCTCCGAGCCCTGCTGGAAGGCAGGGGAGTCTGCAGCAACGCCAGCAGCATTGGTCCGACTGAAAGCGCCCCAACTGTAGGTAAGAAAAAATCCAGGCTTTCAATAGGTTCATGATCTATTTTCAGAATTTATGCCAGCCATTTGCTGAtttacagtcatagaaaaaaatattagaccattgttttctccaatttcttgttcattttaatgactggtacaactaaaggtacatttgtttggacaaatataatgataacaacaaaaatagctaataagagtttggttttccatggaaaatggctagatatcaccTCTTAAATCAACctctaatgagctattttagttgttatcattaaatttgtccaaacaaatttatccttagttgtaccagccattaaaatgaaaaagaaattggagaaaacaagtcccaaaacattttccatgactgtatgtgtctgtgtttttgacAGAATGACGACATTGCCTTTCAAATTTAATCAGCAAACAAGTGTTTAATCAGTTCTGCTATAATGTGATCAGGAGTTTTTAAAAGTCAAGAGGAAAattacacagagaaacacacctGATATTACACAATGAGTTTCTTTTTCCGTGACCTGGCTGCTCGGTCTCAGACAAGctgtaacataaaaacatcagtgTAAAGGAGGTGTAGTCAAGCATCACAGTAAGttgtataaaaaatgtttttatggctCAGTGACCACAGTACAGCCATTGATTTTCTCTTCAAAAGGGGTTTTATTGCATCTATTAGTGCTAGTTATATCATTAGTTCTATCAATTAACTTAGAGTGAAGAACATTACAGCTTTAAAGTGGTTCATGAAAAAGAAGGATCGGAGCTGAGctcatgataaaataaaaaataaatgtttgattttagcAAGGTATTCACACAGTAATAAGAGATCAATATTAAATTGTTTTGTCTGTATCTGATCATAGACCCAGCACCTACTGAGGATCCAGACCaggtaaaaaggaaaaacattttttttatttaatagggctgcaaaaaatgattaagttttatttgtaaaatggcagaaaatatatatatataaaaaaagctcCATTCTGttttctcaaagtccaaggtgatgtctttgaatgtcttgtttTGCCCTAGATaatctgattaaaaaaacagaaaagcagaGGGCTTGATTTTGAGAGGTTGAAAACagtattttctgccatttttgcatgaaaaacaattttgacaaataaTAGATCATA
Coding sequences within:
- the LOC131963065 gene encoding insulin-like growth factor-binding protein 3 → MLLYLNVLVLLLLQPALSSPVPLTTPSRGCATCKSKSTQSQPTVNVNGTALTLGEPCGVYTVSCADGLRCAPSEDDPRPLRALLEGRGVCSNASSIGPTESAPTVDPAPTEDPDQAPCRKLLTTLIKGLDAHLFRSHHDIYMPNCDKRGFFRKKQCWSSRGKRRGQCWCVDQNGMLVSSNPKQTRGLSC